One part of the Streptomyces sp. AM 2-1-1 genome encodes these proteins:
- a CDS encoding DNA cytosine methyltransferase gives MGALRSVEVCAGAGGLALGLEGAGFDPVLLLDRNPVACETLRLNRPSWQVLEMDLLDFDPVEHRETYDVDLLAAGLPRVKSNATTVRPESVEEIRLLEAAVLLAHSIQPRAVLVENVPGLVDSPDLRATREFAHKELEHLGYRLTWFVVNAADFGVPQDRKQGVMVALKERYFDRFVPPAPTVRSHVSVGRALARSMRSRGWPGADAWAADAMAVAPTLVGGSENRGGADLGPTGTKKAWERMGVNGGALADEVPGPDDSPTALVKLTVAQTAVLQAFPEEWRFAGRKTAHYRQIGHASPPPVGAALGRAIATALAP, from the coding sequence GTGGGTGCGTTGCGTTCCGTCGAAGTGTGCGCGGGAGCAGGCGGGTTGGCGCTGGGCCTGGAGGGAGCGGGCTTCGATCCGGTCCTGCTCCTGGACCGGAATCCCGTCGCCTGCGAAACACTTCGCCTGAATCGTCCGTCGTGGCAGGTCCTGGAGATGGATTTGCTGGACTTCGACCCGGTCGAGCACCGTGAGACGTACGACGTGGACCTGCTGGCAGCAGGACTCCCGCGGGTGAAGTCGAACGCCACCACCGTGCGGCCGGAGAGCGTCGAGGAGATCCGCCTGCTGGAGGCGGCGGTCCTGCTCGCCCACTCGATCCAGCCGCGCGCCGTACTCGTCGAGAACGTGCCGGGACTGGTGGACTCACCCGACCTCCGCGCGACGCGGGAGTTCGCCCACAAGGAGCTCGAACACCTCGGATACCGACTGACCTGGTTCGTGGTGAACGCCGCCGACTTCGGCGTGCCGCAGGACCGCAAGCAGGGGGTCATGGTCGCTCTGAAGGAGCGGTACTTCGACCGTTTCGTGCCGCCGGCACCGACCGTGCGGTCCCATGTGTCCGTCGGTCGGGCACTCGCCCGGTCCATGAGGTCCCGGGGTTGGCCCGGCGCGGACGCGTGGGCCGCCGACGCGATGGCCGTCGCCCCGACGTTGGTCGGCGGATCGGAGAACCGGGGAGGCGCCGACCTGGGGCCCACCGGCACCAAGAAGGCGTGGGAACGCATGGGGGTGAACGGCGGCGCGCTGGCGGACGAGGTGCCCGGCCCCGACGACAGCCCCACGGCCCTGGTCAAGCTGACCGTCGCGCAGACAGCGGTTCTCCAGGCGTTCCCGGAGGAGTGGCGTTTCGCCGGTAGGAAGACCGCCCATTACCGGCAGATCGGCCACGCGTCCCCGCCCCCGGTCGGGGCTGCGCTCGGAAGGGCCATCGCCACGGCTCTGGCCCCCTGA